The Candidatus Eisenbacteria bacterium nucleotide sequence CGCGCTTCCACTACACGAAGGTGGGTGGAACCCACCGGGGGATGCGGATCCGGAAGCTCCCGAGCCTGAACACGAAGCACCTCGACACGATCACCCACTGCCTCGCCTCGACGGTCGATGCGCTGCTCCAGAAGTACGACATCGTCCACTACCATGCACTGGGTCCGAGCGTCTTCGCGGGACTGCCCCATCTGCGCCACTCACGCACCGTCGTGACGGTCCATGGCCTCGACTGGCAGCGCGGGAAGTGGGGGAAGCTCGCCGCCTGGTTCCTGAGGCAATGCGAGCGCCCCGCGATCCTCTTCCCGAATCGAACGATCGTGGTCTCCAGGCAACTCAAGGACTACTTCCTCGAGAACTACGGGATCGACACGGCAGTGATCCCGAACGGAGTCAATCCGGGAGTCCAGCGGCCTCCCAACAAGATCCGGCGCTTCGGCCTCGACCAGCGGCGCTACGTCCTCTTCGTGGGACGCCTGGTTCCCGAGAAGGGCTGTCACATGCTCCTCGAGGCGTTCCGGAAAGTGAACAGCGACGCCTTGCTCGTGATGGCCGGCGGAAGCTCCTTCTCCGACGGGTACGTCGACACGCTCGATCGGATTCGAGACGGTGACGAGCGGATCCGGATGCTGGGGTACGTCTACGGCGACGTCCTCGACGAGCTCTGGAGCAACGCCTATCTCGTGGTCCAGCCCTCCTTCCTCGAGGGGCTGTCGATCTCTCTGATGGAGGCGATGAGCCACGGCAAGTGCATCCTGGCGAGCGACATTCCCGAGAACCTCGAGGTCGTGGAGGATTGCGCGGTCACCTTCCGGACGCAGGACATGGAGGACTTGCGGGCGAAGCTGCAGTACCTTCTGGACGATCCGATCGAGGTGGAGCGGGTCGCCAGGGGATGCAAGACCTACGCGCGCGACAGGTTCAGCTGGTCGCGCGTCGTGGAGGCGACCGAAGCGGTCTACCGCGATGTCCTGTCCCGGCCCAACATTCCGGCGCAGCGGACGCGAACAAGACCGGGGCGCGGGGAGCCGGCGCGAGGGTCGCCCTGATCTAGTTCTTGCAGGAAGGATCGTCGGAGTGAAGAATCGGATCTCATGAATCTGCACGCGGTCATTCTGGCCGGAGGGAGGGGGGAGAGGTTCTGGCCCCTCTCGCGGCGCGAGCGGCCCAAGCAGCTCCTCGCGCTCTTCGGCGACAGGAGCCTGCTCCGGCTGACCGTCGATCGCCTGGAGGGATGGATTCCCCCGGAGAGGCGCTGGGTCGTCGCCCCCGCCTACCTGATGCGAGAGATCCGGGAGCAGACAACCCTCGCGGCCGAACGGTGCGTCGAGGAATCGGTCACCCGAAACACGGCCGCCGCGATCGGCGCGGCCGCGCTCCTGATCGAGGCGGTCGATCCCGCGGGACTGATGCTCGTGCTTCCCTCCGACCACTGGATGCCCGATGCCCGGGCGTTCCGCGAGGATGTCGAGAGAGCCGCGAGAGTCGCCCGCGAGCGCGGGGGCTTGCATCTCTTCGGGATCCCGCCGAGCCGCCCGGAGACGGGATTCGGCTACATCGAAGAGGGGCCGGCGCTCGCGGGCCACGACGGCGTCCACGAAGTGGTCCGCTTCCACGAGAAGCCCGATCGCGGGCAGGCGCTCGCGTACGCGGCGCGGCCCGACATGCTGTGGAACTCGGGGATCTTCCTCTGGGCGCCGGGCGCCATCCTCGAGGCGATCAAGGACGCGCTCCCTTCGACGGCGGATCCTGTCGAGCGCCTTCGGCGGTCGCTCGCGCGGGAGGGGCCGTCGATAGG carries:
- a CDS encoding glycosyltransferase family 4 protein: MRIAMVGQKGIPATYGGIERHVEEIGARLVERGHEVTIYSRFHYTKVGGTHRGMRIRKLPSLNTKHLDTITHCLASTVDALLQKYDIVHYHALGPSVFAGLPHLRHSRTVVTVHGLDWQRGKWGKLAAWFLRQCERPAILFPNRTIVVSRQLKDYFLENYGIDTAVIPNGVNPGVQRPPNKIRRFGLDQRRYVLFVGRLVPEKGCHMLLEAFRKVNSDALLVMAGGSSFSDGYVDTLDRIRDGDERIRMLGYVYGDVLDELWSNAYLVVQPSFLEGLSISLMEAMSHGKCILASDIPENLEVVEDCAVTFRTQDMEDLRAKLQYLLDDPIEVERVARGCKTYARDRFSWSRVVEATEAVYRDVLSRPNIPAQRTRTRPGRGEPARGSP
- a CDS encoding mannose-1-phosphate guanylyltransferase → MNLHAVILAGGRGERFWPLSRRERPKQLLALFGDRSLLRLTVDRLEGWIPPERRWVVAPAYLMREIREQTTLAAERCVEESVTRNTAAAIGAAALLIEAVDPAGLMLVLPSDHWMPDARAFREDVERAARVARERGGLHLFGIPPSRPETGFGYIEEGPALAGHDGVHEVVRFHEKPDRGQALAYAARPDMLWNSGIFLWAPGAILEAIKDALPSTADPVERLRRSLAREGPSIGPDSRRALAGFFEDAPSTSIDHAVLERHGERYVTRARFRWSDLGSWLSWGEQRSADSAGNRVQGAVLARDAADCVLYSADGGLLALLGARDLVVVRLNDVTLVCPRERAQDLKSLLRDAESRGDLEKYL